One window of the Mytilus galloprovincialis chromosome 14, xbMytGall1.hap1.1, whole genome shotgun sequence genome contains the following:
- the LOC143059754 gene encoding electrogenic sodium bicarbonate cotransporter 1-like — MSVEGNPKTNGIPDIVIDKDESEICHFVFCQMDALRPFHDESVWKEVRRWVKFEEELEEDGKRWSKPHVSSLSMQYLTELHLIVTANPVLLDLEATSMHEIVDLLLEHWSSDGTLQPLLLNHVRTVLLKKHKHKTLHKHLHNILPKSLPKIKSGIQLSENHSQSEDEDRDTPNESKSHTNQAYNHSSESTETLDSTENGTSDHKNEVALSDGERNSKFKKKIPPGSEVMNIMVGEVEGLMGNLCAFVRLQTASDIGMITEVDLPTRFLFILLVPKGNLEPAEEAARCMGTLITDDIFREVAYKAESEIDLLTGIQEFTSQTTVLPPGCWNPSTRIEPPDTLPTKETRKAGQSFKKKEPQTHIDATLQRTGRLFGGLVADVKRKLPWYKSDFTDGLHIQCFASFIYLFLATLAPNVTFGGLLGDKIDNFMGPMECILAAAITGVVFALFSGQPMNILGSTGPMLVLEMILYSFCVDRGWDYMPFRCWVGIWIAFIIFIIVALDLSALVRFITRFTEECFACLIALIFIFQAFENLIKIEDKFPIHFLASPTNSCVCENFTIPFNRSTYFNVSEYTTNISNNSAYERDFNISVHDAGTINNSVLPAYCSKYGGYLTGSGCSDKLYEPNVFFMSCLLFLGTFGIAIFLVNIKGGTFATATIRRTISDFGVLLSIISMVVVDALVGVQTQKLSVPAEFKPSNAARGWFINPWSDKNPWWLILVAAIPALLTTILIFMDQQITAVIVNRPAHKLRKGGGYHLDMLILGILIVVLSLFGLPWYVAATVSALAHIKSLTRESECAAPGEKPTFLGVREQRVTALLVGILSGFAVLITSVLKFIPMPVLYGVFLYMGVASLKGMQLVQRIKIVFIPPKYQPDYEYLRHVPLTKVHLFTFIQIICLGVLWAVKSIHEISIIFPVMVLATCFVRKGMDYFFSEHELKWLDGSPPKKKEIEKEKHIDNTRRRESVSARRERCKSLPATANMGFRPHLPSVDETAMNTYNLNAFDKRQRKISLMALPDERTYRKSSERSINSDFQLSVSCLNRSLSQENTDGIRNQEIFDKRKTRRPSLLAIPPPTVHE; from the exons ATGTCTGTGGAAGGAAATCCAAAGACCAATGGGATTCCAGATATTGTTATTGACAAAGATGAAAGCGAGATTTGCCATTTTGTGTTTTGTCAAATGGATGCTTTGAGGCCATTCCATGACGAATCTGTTTGGAAGGAAGTCAGGCG TTGGGTGAAGTTTGAGGAGGAACTCGAGGAGGATGGTAAACGATGGTCCAAGCCTCACGTGTCATCATTGAGTATGCAGTATCTAACAGAGTTACATCTGATTGTAACAGCCAATCCTGTGCTGCTTGACCTAGAAGCGACATCTATGCACGAAATAGTAG ATTTGTTGCTTGAACATTGGTCCAGTGATGGAACTTTACAGCCCTTATTATTGAACCATGTCAGAACTGTTCTCTTGAAGAAACACAAACACAAGACGCTTCATAAACATCTTCATAACATTCTGCCAAAAAGTCTGCCAAAGATTAAGTCGGGGATACAATTATCCGAAAATCATAGTCAGAGTGAAGACGAAGACCGAGATACCCCGAATGAGTCAAAGAGTCATACAAATC AGGCATATAACCATAGTTCGGAGTCTACTGAAACATTGGACAGTACTGAGAACGGAACATCCGATCATAAAAACGAAGTTGCACTTTCGGATGGAGAG aGGAATTCGAAGTTTAAGAAGAAGATACCACCAGGTTCCGAAGTAATGAATATCATGGTAGGTGAAGTCGAAGGTTTGATGGGAAATCTGTGTGCTTTTGTACGACTTCAAACTGCTAGTGATATTGGAATGATAACGGAAGTTGATCTACCAACTCGTTTCCTGTTTATTTTACTGGTTCCAAAAGGGAATTTGGAACCAGCAGAGGAAGCTGCTCGATGTATGGGAACACTGATCACAGACGAT ATTTTTAGGGAAGTAGCATACAAGGCTGAATCGGAGATAGATTTATTAACCGGAATTCAGGAATTCACCAGTCAAACAACAGTGCTGCCACCTGGATGTTGGAATCCATCTACAAGAATAGAGCCTCCGGATACTTTACCTACAAAG GAGACTCGAAAAGCAGGTCAATCCTTTAAGAAGAAAGAACCCCAAACTCATATAGATGCCACCTTGCAAAGAACTGGCAg GTTATTTGGTGGTCTTGTGGCAGACGTTAAGAGAAAACTACCGTGGTATAAGAGTGACTTTACGGATGGCTTACATATACAGTGTTTTgcatcatttatatatttattcctAGCGACCTTGGCCCCGAATGTGACGTTTGGTGGATTACTTGGAgacaaaattgataattttatg GGACCAATGGAGTGTATATTAGCCGCAGCTATTACTGGAGTGGTGTTTGCCTTATTTTCTGGTCAGCCAATGAATATCTTAGGAAGTACAGGTCCAATGTTGGTGTTAGAGATGATACTGTATAGTTTTTGTGT TGACAGAGGTTGGGATTATATGCCTTTTAGATGCTGGGTTGGAATATGGATAgcatttattattttcatcatcGTTGCACTAGACTTAAGTGCATTAGTTCGATTCATCACAAGGTTTACAGAAGAATGTTTTGCCTGCCTAATTGCACTGATCTTCATTTTCCAagcatttgaaaatttaattaagATTGAAGACAAGTTTCCGATTCACTTCCTTGCATCTCCAACTAATTCATGCGTGTGCGAAAATTTTACAATACCGTTTAATAGGTCAACTTATTTTAATGTGTCCGAATATACAACGAACATCTCAAACAACAGTGCCTATGAACGGGATTTCAATATTTCAGTGCATGATGCGGGTACTATAAACAATAGTGTGCTTCCAGCTTACTGTTCTAAATATGGCGGTTATCTTACCGGAAGTGGATGTAGCGACAAACTGTATGAGCCGAATGTGTTCTTTATGTCCTGCTTACTTTTCCTAGGAACATTTGGAATTGCAATATTTTTAGTGAATATCAAAGGAGGAACGTTTGCTACTGCAACG ATAAGGCGTACTATCAGTGACTTTGGAGTCTTACTGTCCATTATATCAATGGTTGTAGTTGATGCATTAGTTGGCGTTCAAACTCAAAAACTATCAGTTCCTGCTGAGTTtaag CCTAGTAATGCTGCCCGTGGCTGGTTCATAAATCCTTGGAGTGATAAAAATCCGTGGTGGTTGATATTAGTCGCAGCTATCCCAGCACTACTGACAACAATCCTGATATTCATGGATCAGCAAATAACAGCTGTTATCGTTAATCGACCAGCTCATAAACTTAGG AAAGGAGGTGGCTACCATTTAGATATGCTAATACTTGGTATATTGATAGTGGTGCTTTCGTTATTTGGACTACCATGGTATGTTGCAGCCACCGTGTCGGCGCTGGCGCACATAAAGAGTTTAACAAGAGAATCGGAATGTGCTGCTCCAGGAGAGAAACCAACTTTTCTGGGTGTAAG ggAACAGAGGGTAACAGCATTACTTGTTGGAATACTGAGTGGTTTCGCTGTTCTAATAACTTCAGTTCTCAAG tttataccAATGCCAGTTCTATATGGTGTGTTTCTTTACATGGGTGTTGCTTCACTGAAAGGAATGCAG CTAGTACAACGAATAAAAATCGTATTTATTCCGCCAAAATACCAGCCTGATTATGAATATCTACGACATGTTCCATTGACGAAGGTTCATCTTTTCACATTCATTCAAATAATTTGTTTGGGTGTTTTATGGGCTGTTAAAAGTATTCATGAGATATCAATAATTTTTCCTGTGATG gTTCTAGCAACATGCTTTGTCAGAAAAGGAATGGATTATTTTTTCTCGGAGCATGAATTAAAATGGTTAGACGGATCTCCACCTAAAAAGaaggaaattgaaaaagaaaaacatatt gacaaTACACGTAGGAGAGAGTCTGTTTCAGCAAGAAGAGAGAGGTGTAAATCTCTGCCAGCAACAGCCAACATGGGATTTCGTCCTCATTTACCAAGTGTTGACGAAACTGCAATGAATACCTATAACTTGAATGCCTTTGATAAACGCCAAAGAAAGATTTCATTAATGGCGCTTCCCGATGAAAGAACCTACCGGAAGTCAAGTGAACGTTCTATAAATAGTGATTTTCAGTTATCTGTTTCCTGTTTAAATAGGTCATTGTCACAAGAAAATACAGACGGTATAAGAAATCAAGAAATATTCGACAAGAGGAAAACACGAAGGCCATCACTACTTGCTATACCACCGCCAACAGTGCacgagtaa